The window CTTCTTCGCCGGCTCCTGCGAGCTGTGCCCCGTATGCGCGAAGACAACCAGCGAGCCCTGCCGTTTTCCCGCGAGGGCGCGGCACTCCATAGAGGCGCTCGGCGCGGACGTGAGCATCGCCCTGAAAAAATATCTCGGTCTCGACATCCTCTGGATACGCGACGACAAACTGCCGGAGTACCTGACGCTCGCCGCCGCGCTACTGCTGCCGCGATAAGGTTTCAGTGCCGCGGCGCCCGCGGCAAGTGCTCAAACGGCGGCGCTGATAAGCTTTAAAACGCAGCGTTCCTATATAAAGCCAGCCCTTTATCTGTAAGCAGATATTTTTGGCGCGGATGATTGGGCTTGCCAGGATAGAGCCGCCGAATAAAACCATCCATGATCGCCGGCTCCAGATAAGAGACGGTAAAATTTCCTCTGTCACGCAAATTCACCGCGGTAAGCATCTCTTTGACTGACATCTGTTTCTCACCAAGCGCCATAACCAGTCTTAAAATATTTGGATCGCCGCCGTTAAACTTGCAGGGTGCTTGTAGGGAGGTTGTCGGGTGCCTGTTGGGTGCGCTTTCCCTTGAAAGACCGTGTTCGTCCCCCTCATAGTGGGCTCCGACCAGCAAAAAACGGTTCTTCAATTCGTTTCGCTCCCCCAACAGTAAATTACGAAAGAAACGCTCCAGATATTCGGAATTAGCTTCGATCCCCTTTTGATAATTCCTGTAATTGGCGCGCACCAGAGCGTTGCGGAAGTACCATGCATTGTCGACAAAGGTGTCGTTATTGACCTCGAATCCTATAGAACGGAGATACTTTATGGTAAATACGGCGGTCGTTCGGGTATTGCCTTCGCCGAAGGCGTGAACCTGCCATAGGTCGGAGACAAACTTCGTGATATGTGCCGCCACTGCTCCGACGGAGAGGCCGCTATAATTAAACCGCTTCTCCTGCGCAAAATCGTACTCCAACGCCGCACACAACTCAGCCGCGCTGGCATACAGAACCGTGTCACCGCGCAGCACCCATTCTTTTTTAGTTATATTATAATCTCTGATTTGCCCGGCGAAATCAAATACACCGGCAAATATACGGCGGTGGATAGAGATATAGCCTGCCGGAGAAAAGGTAAAAGCCTTTTCGTTCAACAGTCCGGTAATA is drawn from Cloacibacillus porcorum and contains these coding sequences:
- a CDS encoding Fic family protein, which gives rise to MKRGEHCPYYDFDEYLRQGEPHRRKRAESWKTAIGLQAVDGLKPSAYLLETAKRHIEGDISIDEVKNLIDSYYQSKSGKAPEDGRTEEADKVSANITGLLNEKAFTFSPAGYISIHRRIFAGVFDFAGQIRDYNITKKEWVLRGDTVLYASAAELCAALEYDFAQEKRFNYSGLSVGAVAAHITKFVSDLWQVHAFGEGNTRTTAVFTIKYLRSIGFEVNNDTFVDNAWYFRNALVRANYRNYQKGIEANSEYLERFFRNLLLGERNELKNRFLLVGAHYEGDEHGLSRESAPNRHPTTSLQAPCKFNGGDPNILRLVMALGEKQMSVKEMLTAVNLRDRGNFTVSYLEPAIMDGFIRRLYPGKPNHPRQKYLLTDKGLALYRNAAF